The Motacilla alba alba isolate MOTALB_02 chromosome 22, Motacilla_alba_V1.0_pri, whole genome shotgun sequence genome has a window encoding:
- the LOC119710860 gene encoding uncharacterized protein LOC119710860 isoform X2: protein MYSVELGSQLKCVTGVPVASFNWRPVTELNWCPSVSLVSYVQRVTGVPVCHWFPVAVCHQCPSCSVTGVPVCHRCPSVELVSYVQCVTGVPVLNWCPSVELVSQCVTGVPVCHRWPRGAPVLLVSVSGRCCPREGPGGSGRENLEGFTQKNEKKIDSGAVGTGVPKPGPGLGRGSRKGNSFKASARLGRGGGSPDPHPGWKSPLGPQNAAGHGEELLGGTGSTGGRGRGCSPPLLPVLGTGLGRERSHRESWIPPGRTLRFPSQGIPPEGILGFLQPGDSFRRRSPPGREGLQEGRGCSRAWQRLGVRMWGGRPKGFTAATVPISPWKPSLTPQAPFLIPAGPKAPFSARLLPFVALNGKTLHPELLLLPFPPRAPAALHPAAPLPPHPRSLLLLFIPILLCFLLLIPIPAAFSSSTPTQEPPLSPSQVLPPFLAQITDPTFLGPKSPIPLFLCQNHQSHLFGAKITDPTFLALFRRQRRCLRPAEREGILERATLKPAGVGDPKTHQGLGP from the exons ATGTACAGTGTCGAACTGGGGTCCCAGTTAAAATGTGTCACTGGTGTCCCTGTTGCATCATTTAACTGGCGCCCAGTTACAGAGTTAAACTGGTGTCCCAGTGTGTCACTGGTGTCCTATGTACAGCGTGTCACCGGTGTCCCAGTGTGTCACTGGTTTCCAGTTGCAGTGTGTCACCAGTGTCCCAGCTGCAGTGTCACCGGTGTCCCAGTGTGTCACCGGTGTCCCAGTGTTGAACTGGTGTCCTATGTACAGTGTGTCACTGGTGTCCCAGTGTTGAACTGGTGTCCCAGTGTTGAACTGGTGTCCCAGTGTGTCACCGGTGTCCCAGTGTGTCACCGGTGGCCCAGAGGAGCCCCGGTGCTGCTggtgtcagtgtcaggtcggtGCTGCCCGCGGGAAGGgcctgggggctctgggagggAAAACCTTGAAGGATTCACccagaaaaatgagaagaaaattgaTTCCGGGGCTGTTGGGACCGGCGTTCCTAAACCAGGGCCGGGCCTGGGCCGCGGGTCGAGAAAAGGAAATTCCTTCAAAGCCTCGGCACGGCTGGGAAGGGGTGGAGGGAGCCCGGATCCCCACCCGGGCTGGAAGAGCCCCTTGGGACCCCAAAACGCTGCTGGGCAcggggaggagctgctgggtggaactgggagcactgggggcaggggcaggggctgctctccccCCCTGCTCCCGGTGCTGGGAACGGGGCTGGGGCGGGAACGGAGCCACAGGGAATCCTGGATTCCTCCAGGGAGAACCCTCCGATTCCCCAGCCAGGGGATTCCTCCAGAAGGAATCCTTGGATTCCTCCAGCCAGGAGATTCCTTCAGGCGGAGGAGTCCtccagggagggaagggctgcaggagggacgGGGCTGTTCCCGGGCCTGGCAGAGGTTAGGGGTGAGGATGTGGGGTGGGCGACCAAAGGGCTTCACTGCAGCCACCGTTCCCATTTCCCCATGGAAACCATCCCTGACTCCTCAGGcaccattcctgatccctgCAGGACCCAAGGCCCCATTCTCTGCCCGGTTGTTGCCCTTTGTTGCCCTCAATGGCAAAACCCTTCACCCTgagctcctcctccttcccttccctccccggGCACcggctgctctccatcctgccgcgcctcttcctcctcatcccaggagcctcctcctcctcttcatcccCATCTTGctgtgcttcctcctcctcatccccatcccagctgcctTCTCTTCCTCAACCCCAACCCAGGAGcctcctctgtccccatcccaggtgcTTCCTCCTTTCTTGGCCCAAATCACCGATCCCACCTTTTTGGGGCCAAAATCACCCATCCCACTTTTCCTGTGCCAAA ATCACCAATCCCATCTTTTTGGGGCCAAAATCACCGATCCCACCTTTCTGGCCCTGTTTCGCCGCCAGCGGCGTTGCCTTCGCCCAGCGGAAAGAGAGGGAATTCTGGAGCGCGCGACCCTAAAACCTGCTGGGGTGGGGGACCCTAAAACCCACCAGGGCCTGGGACCCTAA
- the LOC119710860 gene encoding uncharacterized protein LOC119710860 isoform X1: MYSVELGSQLKCVTGVPVASFNWRPVTELNWCPSVSLVSYVQRVTGVPVCHWFPVAVCHQCPSCSVTGVPVCHRCPSVELVSYVQCVTGVPVLNWCPSVELVSQCVTGVPVCHRWPRGAPVLLVSVSGRCCPREGPGGSGRENLEGFTQKNEKKIDSGAVGTGVPKPGPGLGRGSRKGNSFKASARLGRGGGSPDPHPGWKSPLGPQNAAGHGEELLGGTGSTGGRGRGCSPPLLPVLGTGLGRERSHRESWIPPGRTLRFPSQGIPPEGILGFLQPGDSFRRRSPPGREGLQEGRGCSRAWQRLGVRMWGGRPKGFTAATVPISPWKPSLTPQAPFLIPAGPKAPFSARLLPFVALNGKTLHPELLLLPFPPRAPAALHPAAPLPPHPRSLLLLFIPILLCFLLLIPIPAAFSSSTPTQEPPLSPSQVLPPFLAQITDPTFLGPKSPIPLFLCQNHNSHLSLPKSLIPLFLCQNHQSHLFGAKITDPTFLALFRRQRRCLRPAEREGILERATLKPAGVGDPKTHQGLGP, encoded by the coding sequence ATGTACAGTGTCGAACTGGGGTCCCAGTTAAAATGTGTCACTGGTGTCCCTGTTGCATCATTTAACTGGCGCCCAGTTACAGAGTTAAACTGGTGTCCCAGTGTGTCACTGGTGTCCTATGTACAGCGTGTCACCGGTGTCCCAGTGTGTCACTGGTTTCCAGTTGCAGTGTGTCACCAGTGTCCCAGCTGCAGTGTCACCGGTGTCCCAGTGTGTCACCGGTGTCCCAGTGTTGAACTGGTGTCCTATGTACAGTGTGTCACTGGTGTCCCAGTGTTGAACTGGTGTCCCAGTGTTGAACTGGTGTCCCAGTGTGTCACCGGTGTCCCAGTGTGTCACCGGTGGCCCAGAGGAGCCCCGGTGCTGCTggtgtcagtgtcaggtcggtGCTGCCCGCGGGAAGGgcctgggggctctgggagggAAAACCTTGAAGGATTCACccagaaaaatgagaagaaaattgaTTCCGGGGCTGTTGGGACCGGCGTTCCTAAACCAGGGCCGGGCCTGGGCCGCGGGTCGAGAAAAGGAAATTCCTTCAAAGCCTCGGCACGGCTGGGAAGGGGTGGAGGGAGCCCGGATCCCCACCCGGGCTGGAAGAGCCCCTTGGGACCCCAAAACGCTGCTGGGCAcggggaggagctgctgggtggaactgggagcactgggggcaggggcaggggctgctctccccCCCTGCTCCCGGTGCTGGGAACGGGGCTGGGGCGGGAACGGAGCCACAGGGAATCCTGGATTCCTCCAGGGAGAACCCTCCGATTCCCCAGCCAGGGGATTCCTCCAGAAGGAATCCTTGGATTCCTCCAGCCAGGAGATTCCTTCAGGCGGAGGAGTCCtccagggagggaagggctgcaggagggacgGGGCTGTTCCCGGGCCTGGCAGAGGTTAGGGGTGAGGATGTGGGGTGGGCGACCAAAGGGCTTCACTGCAGCCACCGTTCCCATTTCCCCATGGAAACCATCCCTGACTCCTCAGGcaccattcctgatccctgCAGGACCCAAGGCCCCATTCTCTGCCCGGTTGTTGCCCTTTGTTGCCCTCAATGGCAAAACCCTTCACCCTgagctcctcctccttcccttccctccccggGCACcggctgctctccatcctgccgcgcctcttcctcctcatcccaggagcctcctcctcctcttcatcccCATCTTGctgtgcttcctcctcctcatccccatcccagctgcctTCTCTTCCTCAACCCCAACCCAGGAGcctcctctgtccccatcccaggtgcTTCCTCCTTTCTTGGCCCAAATCACCGATCCCACCTTTTTGGGGCCAAAATCACCCATCCCACTTTTCCTGTGCCAAAATCACAATTCCCACCTTTCTTTGCCAAAATCACTGATCCCACTTTTCCTGTGCCAAAATCACCAATCCCATCTTTTTGGGGCCAAAATCACCGATCCCACCTTTCTGGCCCTGTTTCGCCGCCAGCGGCGTTGCCTTCGCCCAGCGGAAAGAGAGGGAATTCTGGAGCGCGCGACCCTAAAACCTGCTGGGGTGGGGGACCCTAAAACCCACCAGGGCCTGGGACCCTAA